Proteins from a single region of Candidatus Scalindua japonica:
- a CDS encoding toxin-antitoxin system TumE family protein, whose translation MIETHLDEIDRVIKDNSLVFFSDIQRVHTSPNSAYIKAKVKFIDNSLLNFFQHIHFRESNPIINYRYHYMDSKNNLIFRYDNAPHYPNISTFPHHKHILSGMKESEMPSIKNLITEIHRHIIRGIIP comes from the coding sequence ATGATAGAGACACATTTGGATGAAATAGATAGAGTAATAAAAGATAATTCTTTAGTATTTTTTTCTGATATCCAAAGGGTTCATACAAGTCCCAATTCTGCCTATATTAAAGCGAAAGTTAAGTTTATAGATAATTCTCTTTTGAATTTTTTTCAGCATATTCACTTCAGAGAAAGTAACCCTATTATTAACTACCGATACCATTATATGGATTCCAAAAACAACTTGATATTTCGGTATGATAATGCGCCTCATTATCCAAATATTAGCACATTTCCTCATCACAAACACATTCTTTCAGGAATGAAAGAATCCGAAATGCCAAGTATTAAAAATCTTATAACTGAAATCCATCGACATATAATTAGAGGGATAATACCTTAA
- the asnB gene encoding asparagine synthase (glutamine-hydrolyzing) has product MCGITGIYCSKQRVKPEWIVRMNNALKHRGPDDEGFLAINTNAKEGYALAGPDSKVDHSRIEVFDKEVNMFLGHRRLSILDLSSLGHQPMSNRDKNLWIIHNGEIYNYVELREELKALGYDFFTNTDTEVLLAAYEEWGENCLSKLNGMWSFVIYDKRKNGLFGARDRTGVKPLYYYLDSNFFAFASEIKSLKSIPMFKTGINSNAVFDYFVFNWQENDEEGFFKNIYELQPSHAFHYCLSTNAFKKWQYYSLEYSESWQRFDKSNLKHFTEKIKERILNAVSLRLRSDVPVGSCLSGGIDSSAIVCIVNEILGKESIAQIGERQSVFTACYENDKSVDESKWAQLVAESTKTSWYRTFPDSKDFLEDLEDLVYTQDIPFGSTSIYAQYRVMKLAKESNIKVLLDGQGADELFAGYQAYYRTFFAEILKNVNIGTFVKELKNLDNSPINMRFLLTSLVKLYSARYFPSPIKKYLFKANIKEFNYLNAGFWDENSERLELLKDKADTSLNHMLYKHINRQSLKSLLRYEDRNSMRFSIEARTPFADDIELIEYVFQIPSVYKIHNGWSKYILRESIRGVIPEEIRLRKDKVGFATPEFRWLNEMKDELKDYFTPELEEFINTKKLLKDWDLLINSQVKCGITIIWRLINFAVWKKVFGL; this is encoded by the coding sequence ATGTGTGGAATAACTGGAATATATTGTAGTAAACAGAGGGTTAAACCTGAGTGGATAGTAAGGATGAACAATGCACTCAAGCATAGAGGTCCGGATGATGAGGGTTTTTTGGCGATAAATACTAATGCAAAAGAAGGTTATGCTCTAGCTGGACCTGATAGTAAAGTGGATCATTCAAGGATTGAAGTTTTTGACAAGGAGGTAAACATGTTTCTTGGACATAGAAGGCTGTCCATACTTGATCTCTCTTCGCTTGGACATCAACCGATGAGCAACAGGGATAAAAATCTCTGGATAATTCATAACGGTGAAATTTATAATTATGTAGAATTAAGAGAAGAATTAAAGGCTTTAGGATATGACTTCTTCACAAATACAGATACGGAGGTTCTTTTAGCTGCATATGAAGAGTGGGGAGAAAACTGTCTGAGTAAATTAAATGGGATGTGGTCATTTGTTATTTATGACAAAAGAAAGAATGGGTTATTTGGTGCAAGAGACAGGACAGGTGTAAAGCCTCTATATTATTATTTAGATTCAAATTTCTTTGCTTTTGCTTCAGAAATAAAATCATTAAAAAGTATACCTATGTTTAAAACAGGTATTAATTCAAATGCGGTATTTGATTATTTTGTGTTTAACTGGCAGGAAAATGATGAGGAAGGATTTTTTAAGAATATTTATGAGCTTCAGCCTTCTCATGCATTTCATTATTGTTTATCAACAAACGCTTTTAAAAAATGGCAATACTATAGCTTAGAATATTCAGAAAGTTGGCAACGATTTGATAAAAGTAATTTGAAACATTTTACAGAAAAAATCAAAGAACGTATATTAAACGCCGTATCATTAAGACTTCGTTCGGATGTACCTGTAGGCTCATGTTTGAGTGGTGGTATTGATAGTTCTGCGATAGTATGTATAGTAAACGAAATTCTTGGAAAGGAGAGTATTGCTCAAATAGGTGAAAGGCAAAGCGTGTTTACCGCCTGTTATGAGAATGACAAATCAGTAGACGAAAGTAAATGGGCGCAGTTAGTAGCTGAAAGTACAAAAACTTCCTGGTATCGGACATTCCCTGATTCTAAGGATTTCCTTGAAGATTTAGAAGATCTGGTTTACACACAGGATATACCGTTTGGTTCTACAAGTATATATGCTCAATATAGAGTCATGAAGCTTGCAAAGGAATCTAATATAAAGGTATTGTTGGATGGACAGGGAGCAGACGAGCTTTTTGCGGGGTACCAGGCGTATTATAGAACATTTTTTGCGGAGATATTGAAAAATGTAAATATTGGTACGTTTGTAAAAGAATTGAAAAATCTTGATAATTCTCCAATAAATATGAGATTTTTACTTACATCCCTTGTAAAGTTGTATAGCGCAAGGTATTTTCCTTCTCCCATTAAAAAATATCTTTTTAAGGCTAATATCAAGGAGTTTAACTATTTGAATGCTGGTTTTTGGGATGAAAACAGTGAAAGATTAGAATTGCTAAAAGATAAAGCAGATACGTCATTGAACCATATGTTATATAAGCACATAAATAGGCAAAGTCTTAAATCTCTGCTGAGGTATGAAGATAGAAATTCTATGAGATTCTCAATAGAGGCAAGAACACCTTTTGCGGATGATATAGAACTCATTGAATATGTTTTTCAGATACCTTCTGTTTATAAGATACATAATGGTTGGAGTAAGTATATTTTAAGAGAGTCTATAAGAGGGGTAATACCGGAAGAAATTAGATTAAGGAAAGATAAAGTAGGTTTTGCTACACCTGAATTTAGATGGCTTAATGAAATGAAAGATGAATTGAAAGATTATTTCACGCCTGAGTTGGAAGAGTTTATTAATACTAAGAAACTATTAAAGGACTGGGATTTACTTATAAATAGTCAGGTAAAATGTGGCATAACCATTATTTGGAGACTTATAAATTTTGCTGTTTGGAAGAAGGTGTTCGGACTATGA